From the Acidimicrobiia bacterium genome, the window CATCCAGGGGCCCCGGTCCCGGGAACTGGTCCAAGCGGTCACCTCCGTCGATCTTTCGAACGAACGGTTCCCGTTCCGGACTGCCCGATGGATCGATGTCGGGTTCGCCAGGGTCTTGTGCGTGCGAATCACCTATCTCGGAGAGCTCGGCTACGAGTTGTATGTGCCGGCCGAGCAGGCCGTGCACGTCTATGACCGACTGGTGGCGGCCGGCGCACCATTCGGTCTGCGCCATGCCGGGCTCAAAGCGCTTGCTTCACTGCGAATGGAAAAGGGCTACCGGGACTACGGCCATGACATCGACAACACCGATGACCCTCTTGAAGCCGGATTTGGATTCGCCCTGGCGTTGGACAAACCGTTCATCGGCAGGGAAGCCGTGCTCGCCCAAAAGGCCGCCGGCAAGCTAATGCGCCGCCTCGTTCAGGTCCGACTGACAGATCCAGCTCCGCTTTTGTTCCATGCGGAGGTCGTCTATCGCAACGGAGTCGAGGTCGGTTATGTCCGATCAGCTTCGTACGGTCATACGCTGGGTGGCGCCGTTGGCCTGGGCATGATCGAAGCCAACGAACCAGTCACCACCGCCTATCTCGACGGTGGTGACTGGCAGGTGGACGTGGCCGGCCGAAAGTATCCGTCGGTCATGTCGTTGCGGCCGATGTACGACCCGAACAACACGAGAATCCGTTCCTGAGATTCCGCGGGAACTAACCGGAAACCGCTGAAGAGACGACGAAGGTACCGTCGACAATTTCACCGAACAGGGAAACGGTCTGGTCGGTCCACATCACGTTCTGTTCGTTAATGAACGGTGTGGTGATTGCCGTTTCGTAACCGGAAATGGGCATTGAAGCACCGGCGCACTGCGGGGGGAAGGATTCGGCGAGGGCCTCGCACAACTTGGCTCCGGTGCCATCATCCACGATGAATCCCTGGACCGCCAGGACCCCCGAGACGCCACCGCTGAGTGCGTCGGAAACCGAGAGTCCACCGTCCACCGTCATGCCACCCGAGGAGCCCGCGTCGGAATTGTCGCCGGGCAATACCTGTGGTTCGCCACCGATGACCGTGTCGTTGCAGTTCGGTTCGTCGATGGTGCATGCGCCGCTGGCAACGGGGTTGTCGTTCGGCTGATCATTGACAGGCACCTGAGCTGGATCGTCTGAGTCAGCACTGGAGCACGCGGCGGCGATCATCATCAGCGCAGCGAGGAGGACAGCCAACCGGCGAGTTGTATTGATATTCATGTCTTAACTCTCCTTGAGAACAGAGCGGGCCCATGGGCCCGGTTACAAGAGCTACGACGGCACAACCGTTCAATTTGGTTCCTGATGCTCAGTCCGGTCAAGGGATCCGCACGTCGCGGTGTTCTGAGGCGAGGCGTCGTTGTTCGTCGGTCAGGTTCGCTTCCTTCAGGAGCGTGACCATGGTCCAATGATGACCGACCGGGCAACGCTGCAGCCTCACCCATCCGAGGCGCACGGACTTGAACGACGCTCCAGCAATCCAGATCGTTGTGAACAAGTGGCCACGGCGACATTGGACAACGGCATTACCTCCGACGTTGTAGCCACGACGGCGGGCGACGATGTTTACTGCGAGTACCAGCACGACTATCAGGACAAGGGCGGTGATGGCTTCCGTTGGCATGTACCAAGCATATCTCTCGCGTGATCGCTTTCGCCCCTGCTGGCTCGTGCTGCCGGTATCAAGAGATACCGTTGCTCAATTGGCTTGAGTCCCTGGTCGCTGGGTCCAACGGCGCAGGAAAAATCGGGGCCGGTGATGTAAATCGGTGAACCAACCAGGCACTTAGGACGTCAAAGCGTCATGAAAATTCTTGCCTGTGTTTTTGTGTTTGCCGTGTTGGTCGCTGCGTGCGGTGGCCAGACGATTCATGAGTCTACCCCGGTAGTCCCGACCGTGACTGGTCCGGTCGAGTCGACCACGACCGGAGGTTCGTTGCTCGTACCTCTCGCCGAGGCCCGTCAGCTTTGGGCGGCGGTCGGCTACACCAGCTACCGGTATGACTTCGATGATGACTGCGGGGAATGCCAACCATTCACGGGCGAGGTGGTCGTCACCGATGGTGAGGTAGTCGCACCGGCCGATCGGGGGTTGACCGTGGATGAGATGTTCGCTGCCATCGAACGGGCCGTGGCGGCCGGCGTGCCGGTCGAGGTGACCTTTGATCCCCAAATCGGATATCCAACGGATCTGTGGATTGATCGGGAAGCCCGGGCCTACGACGGGGGAACCCACTGGCTCCTCAGGAACCTGGTGCCATTGCCGCGTTGAGGTTCCGGGCGGCGTTTCCGTTCGCAGCGTTGGGGGGCCAAGCCGCCTCGATAGCCCGCAATCGTTATGGGGTAGAAGGTCGTTCGAGGTTGCGGTATCTTGCGCCCCGCTCACGACCAAGCCGACTCCGTGCTTGGAATCGGCCTGGTCAGCCCCCAGTAGCCCCCCGTTCTTGTGACTGCGATTCGCTGTTGCGCCTGGCGAGGTGAGGTCGATGTCGCTGTCGATGTTCATTCCCGTAGGGGGTGCTTGCTATGTATTCCCACCTTCTCGTCATTGCCGACCTCAGACCAGGGGCCAACGTCCTAACTTGGGCGGTTAACAGGATCTGACGCTGGATGTGGCACCGTCGGCAGCGCCCCGGAGGGTCAGTGCAC encodes:
- a CDS encoding aminomethyltransferase family protein → IQGPRSRELVQAVTSVDLSNERFPFRTARWIDVGFARVLCVRITYLGELGYELYVPAEQAVHVYDRLVAAGAPFGLRHAGLKALASLRMEKGYRDYGHDIDNTDDPLEAGFGFALALDKPFIGREAVLAQKAAGKLMRRLVQVRLTDPAPLLFHAEVVYRNGVEVGYVRSASYGHTLGGAVGLGMIEANEPVTTAYLDGGDWQVDVAGRKYPSVMSLRPMYDPNNTRIRS